A genomic region of Synechococcus sp. NOUM97013 contains the following coding sequences:
- the hemJ gene encoding protoporphyrinogen oxidase HemJ, with protein MTLPPEAYLWFKTLHIVGVVVWFAGLFYLVRLFIYHVEAEELTPELRIAFQQQYGLMEKRLANIITTPGMVVAVSMAIGLLIAQPSWLQQGWMHAKLAFVAALLAYHVFCYRLMGQLQAGSCQWNGKQLRALNELPTLLLVIVVMLVVFKTQFPTSAATWFIVALVVFMAASIQFYARWRRLRAEAAAAEPSS; from the coding sequence ATGACGCTCCCCCCTGAGGCCTATCTCTGGTTCAAAACGCTCCACATCGTCGGTGTGGTGGTTTGGTTCGCCGGTCTGTTCTATCTGGTGAGGTTGTTCATCTATCACGTCGAAGCTGAAGAGCTGACTCCTGAACTGCGCATCGCCTTTCAGCAGCAATACGGGCTGATGGAGAAGCGACTCGCGAACATCATCACCACTCCAGGAATGGTGGTCGCGGTGTCCATGGCGATCGGACTGCTCATTGCTCAGCCATCCTGGCTGCAACAGGGTTGGATGCACGCCAAGCTCGCCTTTGTGGCCGCGCTTCTGGCCTATCACGTCTTCTGTTACCGGTTGATGGGGCAACTCCAAGCGGGGAGCTGTCAATGGAACGGCAAGCAACTGCGTGCACTCAATGAACTTCCCACGCTGCTGCTGGTGATCGTGGTGATGCTGGTGGTGTTCAAGACGCAATTCCCCACCAGTGCCGCCACCTGGTTCATCGTGGCTCTGGTGGTGTTCATGGCAGCCTCGATTCAGTTCTATGCCCGCTGGCGTCGTCTGCGCGCTGAAGCCGCTGCTGCAGAACCATCCAGCTGA
- the cobN gene encoding cobaltochelatase subunit CobN — MHRLSSLPGADTDGPIAFVEQPSASVMFLTSASSDISALARVLDDASDGRWVDAIRALPLDALTHQAQIDHYLSECTQATQLIVVRLLGGRGHWSYGLEQCRLWQQASPNRHLLVLAGTTDQERDLHALGSVPLPLARSMACLLREGGAENLRSWLKGVDWVLSSRSPDSAAADGNTSDGPDLRVIASPDPDPFDWRDEPGPRVGVLLYRAHRQSADVQWCEALLSSLRHRGLAPRALWVSSLRDAAVQEAVQRLYRQQSVEVVITATSFASVQFSEAGFGAPLWDQLDRPVLQMLSSGRPRDRWLNSFQGLDPVDLSLQVVLPELDGRVTTRIGAFREVDHADPQLCTAVKRLEPDPDGLAWIADHVRAWSELRSTPVQERRLGLVLANYPLRNGRLANGVGLDTPASCLNILRWLKHAGFNLGPRSLPENSDALMALLLAGRTNDPESDHRPPLTHLPLEDYLVWWNGLPEAARVPIQARWGAPESAEDLEPKGFAIHGVAFGHVVVLVQPSRGYDPDQLSDLHSPDLPPPHRYLAQYLWLRQKHHCQLMVHVGKHGSAEWLPGKSIGLSSACAPALALGSIPNVYPFIVNDPGEGSQAKRRGQAVIVDHLTPPLGRAGLHGDLLALETLLDEYIEARQLGASRCELLECQLVELLRRLEWPSLAEQRPDADQQADFASLLEQVETYLCELKEAQIRTGLHRLGEAVESSKLAELLLAIARSPATDRPGLTQWMASHLGLRCDPWCDEDGKRLEPEDVRLLERYGCASPRRLSDAVAWIEVQATELLLLITQGMDGADGVDSSSLLPCFREQLQSSPLPEPLQFIKADLWPRLTACAQRERDAVLAAANGQRIPAGPSGAPTRGRDDVLPTGRNFYSVDLRGLPTEAAWDLGRRSAEQLIELYELEEGEPLRHLALSVWGTATMRNGGEDIAQMFALLGVRPVWDGPTRRMVDLEVIPVSLLDRPRVDVTLRMSGLFRDAFPQLLGWVDRALEMVAALDESDQDNPLAGLTRVEGPQSRLFGSAPGAYGAGLQALIDSGQWEQRDDLGEAYVAWSAWRYDGTANAHRDRDGLESALKSVQVVLHNQDNREHDLLDSDDYYQFQGGLSAAVSKVSGQTPSLMFADHSRRERLRIHALDREIDKVVRSRLLNPRWIEGMKQHGYKGAFEMGASLDYLFAYDATTGAVPDWCYEQIAERWLLNPDVRAFLLNCNPWVLRDMAERCLEASTRQLWSDADPTQLDAIRTVLLESERAVEAGGLNG; from the coding sequence ATGCATCGCCTCAGCAGCCTCCCAGGAGCCGACACCGACGGGCCCATCGCCTTTGTGGAACAACCGAGTGCGTCGGTGATGTTTCTCACCAGCGCCAGTTCCGACATCTCTGCTCTGGCAAGGGTTCTGGATGATGCCAGCGACGGTCGCTGGGTCGATGCGATCAGAGCCTTACCCCTGGATGCGCTCACCCATCAAGCACAAATTGATCACTACTTGTCGGAATGCACTCAGGCCACCCAATTGATCGTGGTGCGACTGCTGGGTGGTCGAGGTCACTGGTCCTATGGACTGGAGCAGTGTCGTCTTTGGCAGCAAGCCTCCCCCAATCGTCATTTGCTCGTTCTGGCCGGCACCACTGACCAGGAGCGGGATCTGCATGCACTTGGCAGTGTCCCCTTGCCCCTGGCTCGTTCCATGGCATGCCTGTTGCGCGAGGGTGGTGCGGAGAATCTGCGCAGCTGGCTGAAGGGAGTCGACTGGGTCCTCAGTTCGCGGTCACCCGATTCCGCGGCTGCTGATGGCAATACATCTGATGGTCCCGATCTGCGAGTGATTGCATCACCGGATCCTGATCCGTTTGATTGGCGCGATGAACCCGGCCCCCGTGTGGGCGTTCTGCTCTATCGCGCTCATCGTCAGTCTGCGGATGTTCAGTGGTGTGAAGCCCTGCTCTCATCGCTGCGCCATCGCGGCCTGGCACCACGGGCCCTCTGGGTGAGCAGCCTTCGTGATGCGGCGGTTCAGGAGGCCGTTCAGCGGCTCTATCGACAGCAGTCGGTGGAGGTGGTGATCACGGCCACATCATTCGCCTCGGTTCAGTTTTCCGAAGCTGGTTTCGGCGCGCCGCTCTGGGATCAACTGGATCGTCCTGTGTTGCAGATGCTCAGTTCCGGACGACCACGCGATCGCTGGCTGAATTCATTTCAGGGCCTCGATCCGGTTGACCTGTCCCTTCAGGTGGTGCTCCCTGAGCTCGATGGGCGAGTCACCACACGCATTGGCGCTTTTCGTGAGGTGGACCATGCCGACCCACAGCTGTGCACAGCTGTGAAACGGCTGGAGCCAGATCCAGATGGCCTGGCCTGGATTGCCGATCACGTCAGGGCCTGGAGTGAGCTCAGATCCACCCCGGTTCAGGAGCGTCGACTCGGGCTTGTGCTGGCCAATTACCCACTTCGTAACGGACGCCTGGCCAACGGCGTCGGTTTGGACACCCCGGCGAGTTGTTTAAACATCCTGCGCTGGCTCAAGCACGCCGGCTTCAACCTCGGGCCGCGATCGCTGCCCGAGAACTCCGACGCGCTGATGGCGCTTCTTCTCGCCGGCCGGACCAATGACCCTGAAAGTGATCACAGACCTCCGCTGACCCATCTACCACTGGAGGACTATCTGGTGTGGTGGAACGGCTTGCCTGAAGCGGCGAGGGTGCCGATCCAAGCCCGTTGGGGTGCTCCGGAGTCAGCCGAGGATCTGGAACCGAAGGGATTTGCCATTCATGGCGTCGCTTTCGGGCACGTGGTGGTTTTAGTGCAGCCCAGTCGGGGTTACGACCCGGATCAACTCAGTGATCTGCATTCCCCGGATCTCCCACCACCGCATCGCTATCTCGCGCAGTACCTCTGGCTTCGCCAGAAGCACCATTGCCAGCTGATGGTGCATGTGGGCAAACACGGTAGTGCTGAGTGGCTTCCTGGCAAATCCATCGGCTTGAGTTCGGCCTGTGCGCCTGCCCTGGCTTTGGGATCCATTCCCAATGTCTATCCCTTCATCGTCAATGATCCAGGCGAGGGGTCTCAGGCCAAGCGACGCGGTCAGGCGGTGATCGTCGATCACCTCACACCACCGTTGGGACGTGCGGGACTGCACGGAGATTTGCTGGCGCTGGAAACACTGCTCGATGAGTACATCGAAGCGCGTCAGCTGGGTGCATCCCGTTGTGAACTGCTGGAATGCCAGCTCGTGGAGTTGTTAAGGCGGCTGGAGTGGCCATCGTTGGCAGAACAACGACCTGACGCTGATCAGCAAGCGGATTTCGCGTCACTGCTTGAGCAGGTGGAGACCTACCTCTGCGAACTCAAGGAAGCCCAGATCCGCACGGGTCTGCACCGTCTTGGAGAAGCAGTCGAGTCATCAAAACTGGCTGAACTGTTGTTGGCCATTGCACGCTCGCCGGCAACGGATCGCCCTGGGCTTACCCAGTGGATGGCGTCGCATCTTGGTCTTCGCTGCGATCCATGGTGTGACGAGGACGGCAAGCGTCTCGAACCGGAGGACGTTCGCCTCCTGGAGCGCTACGGCTGTGCATCCCCGCGTCGTTTGAGCGATGCCGTCGCGTGGATCGAGGTGCAGGCCACGGAACTTCTTTTGCTGATCACGCAGGGCATGGATGGCGCAGACGGTGTGGATTCCTCATCACTGCTCCCCTGTTTCCGTGAACAACTCCAATCCAGTCCTTTGCCGGAGCCTCTGCAGTTCATCAAGGCTGATCTCTGGCCCCGTCTTACGGCCTGCGCACAACGGGAACGGGATGCAGTGCTTGCGGCTGCCAACGGTCAGCGGATACCGGCTGGTCCATCGGGTGCGCCCACCCGTGGACGAGACGATGTGCTCCCGACAGGCCGCAATTTTTACTCTGTGGATCTGCGTGGCCTGCCCACGGAAGCCGCCTGGGATCTTGGTCGGCGCAGCGCGGAGCAATTGATCGAGCTGTACGAGCTGGAGGAAGGCGAACCGCTTCGTCACCTTGCCCTGTCCGTCTGGGGAACAGCCACCATGCGCAACGGTGGCGAAGACATTGCCCAGATGTTCGCTCTGCTTGGCGTCCGACCGGTCTGGGATGGTCCGACCCGACGCATGGTGGATCTGGAGGTGATTCCGGTTTCGCTGCTTGATCGTCCGCGCGTGGATGTGACCCTGCGCATGTCAGGCCTGTTCCGTGACGCCTTTCCCCAGTTGCTGGGGTGGGTGGACCGCGCACTGGAGATGGTGGCAGCATTGGATGAATCTGACCAGGACAATCCCCTGGCCGGCCTGACCCGTGTTGAGGGTCCTCAGTCCCGGTTGTTTGGCTCAGCCCCAGGTGCCTACGGGGCAGGCCTCCAGGCTTTGATCGATTCCGGCCAGTGGGAGCAGCGCGATGACCTGGGAGAGGCTTACGTGGCGTGGAGTGCCTGGCGCTACGACGGCACTGCTAATGCCCATCGTGATCGCGATGGCTTGGAATCGGCCCTGAAATCCGTACAGGTGGTTCTGCACAACCAGGACAACCGTGAGCACGACCTGCTCGACTCCGACGATTACTACCAGTTTCAGGGAGGTCTATCGGCTGCTGTGTCCAAGGTCAGCGGTCAAACGCCCAGCCTGATGTTTGCAGATCATTCCCGTCGGGAACGGTTACGCATCCATGCATTGGACCGAGAGATCGACAAGGTGGTGCGCAGCCGCTTGCTCAACCCCCGTTGGATTGAGGGCATGAAACAACACGGTTACAAGGGTGCGTTTGAGATGGGGGCCAGCCTGGATTATCTGTTCGCCTACGACGCCACCACAGGAGCAGTGCCCGACTGGTGCTACGAACAGATTGCTGAGCGCTGGCTCTTGAATCCAGACGTTCGGGCCTTTCTGCTCAACTGCAACCCCTGGGTGCTGAGGGATATGGCAGAGCGCTGTCTCGAAGCCTCAACACGCCAGCTTTGGAGTGACGCCGATCCAACCCAGCTCGATGCGATCCGCACAGTGCTGTTGGAATCAGAACGCGCCGTTGAAGCCGGGGGCTTGAACGGATAA
- a CDS encoding branched-chain amino acid transaminase, which produces MHQFLPYAWFQGRCVPFEDAKVSVATHALHYGTGAFGGMRAIPDPRKPGGMLLFRADRHARRLSQSARLLMAELTEETVMEALTAMLRANKPTTPIYLRPFVYTSDLGIAPRLHNIETDFLIYGLELGDYLSPEGVSCRISSWTRQEDRSLPLRGKISGAYITSSLAKTEAVASGFDEALLMNTRGKVSEASGMNLFIVRDGKLITPGVDQDILEGITRASVIELAKTMGIEVIERPVDKTELFIADEVFLTGTAAKISPIRQLESTVLSDRRPLMEALRTKLVAITEGRDEQFAHWVTRIELDG; this is translated from the coding sequence ATGCATCAGTTCCTCCCATACGCCTGGTTCCAGGGACGCTGCGTTCCGTTCGAGGACGCCAAGGTCTCAGTGGCGACCCATGCCCTCCATTACGGAACTGGAGCCTTTGGTGGAATGCGCGCCATTCCTGATCCAAGAAAGCCCGGAGGGATGCTGCTATTCCGAGCCGATCGGCATGCCCGGCGCCTGTCACAGAGCGCCCGTCTGCTGATGGCGGAGCTCACGGAAGAGACCGTGATGGAGGCCCTCACGGCCATGCTGCGAGCCAACAAGCCGACCACACCGATTTATCTACGTCCGTTCGTTTACACCAGTGATCTCGGCATCGCCCCGAGGCTCCACAACATCGAGACCGATTTTCTGATTTATGGATTGGAGCTCGGGGATTACCTCTCACCCGAGGGGGTGAGCTGCCGCATCAGCAGTTGGACACGACAGGAGGATCGTTCCTTGCCATTGCGCGGAAAGATCAGTGGTGCCTACATCACCAGCTCACTGGCCAAAACTGAAGCGGTTGCCAGCGGCTTCGATGAGGCCTTGCTGATGAACACCCGGGGCAAGGTGAGTGAAGCCAGCGGCATGAACCTGTTCATCGTGCGCGATGGAAAGCTGATCACTCCCGGTGTGGATCAGGACATCCTTGAGGGCATCACGCGAGCCAGCGTGATCGAGCTAGCCAAGACCATGGGCATCGAAGTGATCGAACGTCCTGTCGACAAAACCGAGTTGTTCATCGCGGATGAGGTCTTTCTCACCGGCACAGCGGCCAAGATCAGTCCGATCCGCCAACTGGAATCCACCGTGCTCTCGGACCGTCGTCCATTAATGGAGGCGCTGAGAACCAAGCTGGTGGCCATTACCGAGGGCCGGGACGAGCAATTCGCCCATTGGGTGACCCGAATTGAGTTGGACGGCTGA
- a CDS encoding PHP domain-containing protein, with protein MVTNPHPLTSVLETIGPESCPSRLNFHCHTLCSDGSLEPLDLIRQASANGLRHLAVTDHHSSAAYSPMQRWLAEQQNQGNPVPTLWTGMEISAILRGCLVHVLALGFEHGHPALAVYNRGDAAVGEALRADSVCRAIHDAGGLAILAHPARYRLGFPELIDAAADLGFDGGEAWYDYDMQPRWNWSPVVCEAIDQRLKNLGLLRTCGTDTHGVDLEGR; from the coding sequence ATGGTCACGAATCCCCACCCACTGACCTCAGTTCTGGAAACGATCGGGCCGGAGAGCTGTCCGAGCCGCTTGAATTTCCACTGCCACACGCTCTGCAGCGACGGCAGCCTCGAGCCTCTCGATCTCATTCGCCAGGCCAGTGCCAACGGCCTGAGGCACCTGGCGGTGACGGATCACCATTCGAGTGCGGCCTACAGCCCCATGCAGCGCTGGCTTGCCGAACAGCAAAACCAGGGCAACCCTGTCCCAACCCTGTGGACGGGCATGGAGATCAGCGCAATTCTCCGTGGTTGTCTCGTGCACGTGCTGGCGCTTGGCTTTGAACACGGCCATCCGGCGTTGGCGGTTTACAACCGCGGAGATGCTGCTGTTGGAGAAGCACTGCGGGCTGACAGTGTCTGTCGCGCCATCCATGACGCCGGTGGATTGGCGATCCTTGCCCATCCAGCCCGCTATCGACTGGGCTTTCCAGAGCTGATTGATGCTGCGGCAGACCTTGGTTTTGATGGCGGAGAAGCTTGGTATGACTACGACATGCAGCCCCGTTGGAACTGGTCTCCGGTGGTCTGCGAAGCCATTGACCAACGCTTGAAGAACCTTGGCCTTTTGCGTACGTGTGGCACCGACACCCACGGTGTTGACCTGGAAGGTCGCTAA